A window of the bacterium genome harbors these coding sequences:
- a CDS encoding Rrf2 family transcriptional regulator — translation MHVTKWGEYGILCSLFLASRSESSDSISATEIAESQAIPLQYTHQILLRLRRGGIITSERGPKGGFHLSHAPEEINLKQILEASEGDTFEIICDSKPPYGELCGKEHHCALSGLWHELKIAIDNVLESKTLAELLKEHEFFPEDAISALVSIKSRPKPTSLS, via the coding sequence ATGCATGTAACGAAATGGGGTGAATACGGAATTCTCTGCAGTCTCTTTCTCGCCTCTCGTTCTGAGAGTAGCGATAGCATATCAGCTACTGAAATAGCTGAGTCTCAAGCCATACCACTGCAATATACCCATCAAATTCTGCTACGACTCCGCCGGGGAGGTATCATAACTAGCGAACGGGGACCAAAAGGAGGCTTCCATCTCAGTCATGCTCCCGAAGAGATTAACTTGAAACAGATACTAGAAGCATCCGAAGGAGATACCTTCGAGATTATCTGCGACTCCAAACCACCATACGGGGAACTCTGCGGGAAAGAGCATCACTGTGCTCTTAGTGGCCTCTGGCATGAACTGAAGATTGCAATCGATAACGTCCTAGAGAGCAAAACACTGGCTGAACTCTTAAAAGAACATGAATTCTTTCCCGAAGACGCAATTTCAGCACTCGTCTCCATAAAATCGCGCCCTAAACCCACCTCTCTCTCCTAG
- a CDS encoding guanylate kinase: protein MTVGYFFCFVGPVAAGKSFLSRRLLERHGEELLLAISATSRDPRPKEVDGEHYFFLTRQQFMERVDSGEFFEWEETHGHLYGTPQQWIRRVTEENRHVLLDVDVRGAMTFFHKFPSQFKGILVLPPSISTLIERVKLRGGVSDEELLRRLETMKRELIDFEEAIDEGGFQFWISNKDRDKSEQEVEAIFQGQESQKNTDMVQARLELKRLTEEIWEYEL, encoded by the coding sequence GTGACAGTCGGTTATTTTTTCTGCTTTGTAGGGCCCGTTGCGGCTGGTAAGAGTTTTCTGAGCCGTAGGCTTTTAGAGCGGCATGGCGAAGAGCTTCTTCTTGCTATATCTGCAACTTCAAGAGATCCGAGGCCAAAAGAAGTTGATGGAGAGCATTACTTTTTTCTTACAAGACAACAGTTTATGGAGCGTGTAGATAGTGGGGAGTTCTTTGAATGGGAAGAAACGCATGGTCATTTATATGGAACACCCCAGCAATGGATTAGAAGAGTTACTGAAGAAAACAGGCATGTCTTACTAGACGTTGATGTGCGCGGCGCTATGACGTTCTTTCATAAATTTCCCTCTCAATTTAAGGGAATACTGGTGTTGCCTCCTTCTATATCAACCCTAATTGAAAGAGTGAAGTTACGTGGTGGTGTTTCCGATGAAGAATTGTTGAGAAGGCTTGAGACTATGAAGCGCGAGCTCATCGACTTTGAGGAAGCCATTGATGAAGGGGGTTTTCAGTTCTGGATATCAAACAAGGATAGGGATAAGTCTGAACAAGAGGTGGAAGCGATCTTTCAGGGTCAAGAGAGTCAGAAGAATACTGATATGGTGCAAGCTCGTCTTGAGTTGAAGAGATTAACGGAAGAAATCTGGGAGTATGAACTTTAA